The nucleotide sequence TCGTGTCCCCGCGCGCGATCTCCACCTCGTCGTCCCGGAGGACGGCGGCGAAGGTGAGGCTCTCGAAGCGGTCGGCCTCGGCGATCGACTGGTCGGTTACCGGACTGCCAGCGGGGATCTCGAACTCCGCCATCTGGACGTGTCCGTCGGCGAAGGAGTCCACGTCGCGGGCGGCCGGGATGCCGACCACCCGGACGATGGACTCCGCCGCGAGCAGGTTCGTACAGACCATGAAGTCGACGCCGAACGCTCCCTGTGAGCGCTCCCAGGTCCGCAGGTACTCCGTGTTCTTGACGCGGGCGACGGTGAAGGAGTCGCTCACCGCGCGCGCCGTCGAACAGATGACGATGTTCGTCTCGTCGTTGTCGGTGCTGGCGATGACCATGTCGGCCTCGTCGATGTCGGCCTCCTCCAGCGTCGACAGCGCGGTGCCGTCACCCTGAACGGTCAACACGTCGAGCGAGTACGCCAGATCCTCGGTCCGGTCGCCGTCGCGGTCCACGACGACGATGTCGTGTGCGTTCGCGAGGTCGGCTGCGATGCTCGATCCGACCTGTCCGGCGCCGACGACGATTATGTGCACGCTTCGACGCTCCCGAGTGACATACCGTCCCCTCCACGGGCCCGCGGCTTCATGATTTCGCTTCTCGTACGGATTGTTGTAACTGTGTTCCGGTGGGTCGCCAGGACAGTCCGGCGACCTACCGGTACTGACTCACAATAAACAGTCTCAGCGCTCACCCGGCGCCTCGTGGACGACGAGTTCGGCGTCGCGCCGCCGCCCTTCCACGTCGGCGACGATCCGTTCGACCACGCGTTCGGCCTCCGCGACGAGCACCGGTTTCACCTTCTCGACGACCCAGTCGAGGGAGACGAACCGCGGCAGATCCAGCATCTCTCCGCCGACGGAGCCGGGATCGAACTCGACTTCGAGGTGGACGCGACACGCCGGTCCCGTCGCGTCCGGCACCGTCTCGGGGACGTCGTCGAGGGGATCGACCCGCCACCGCCCCTTGGCGTCGAGGTCCTCGGTCACCCGCCAGTCCAGCCGGGTCGGCGGCTCGGCATCG is from Haloplanus salinarum and encodes:
- a CDS encoding type II toxin-antitoxin system RatA family toxin, with the translated sequence MDRIHVSTVVCLSTEEVYDFLVDFPRYARYSEYLTEVEADGDGSPGTRYRLRFSWWKLSYTAHTEVSDAEPPTRLDWRVTEDLDAKGRWRVDPLDDVPETVPDATGPACRVHLEVEFDPGSVGGEMLDLPRFVSLDWVVEKVKPVLVAEAERVVERIVADVEGRRRDAELVVHEAPGER